A DNA window from Bos indicus x Bos taurus breed Angus x Brahman F1 hybrid unplaced genomic scaffold, Bos_hybrid_MaternalHap_v2.0 tig00003232_arrow_arrow_obj, whole genome shotgun sequence contains the following coding sequences:
- the LOC113888938 gene encoding EKC/KEOPS complex subunit LAGE3-like, whose protein sequence is MESDAHGGGASRAADEHPGAVEFAVGTARGSCSQPGGAGGQDDPDDPAGPGDAVSRGVHGGAGDLAGPRGPSAAGESGGAAAAIPHIPGPSHAPGPGGDTPPGAAVLSNRAIQFSLTVPFASYVDAGLARHFLTVRTQLRGPIRKELDVNGRMLVLRLTAEDPGLLQNSIVFCLEQLSLVMRSLQHFGGRVSRHRRGV, encoded by the exons ATGGAGTCCGACGCGCACGGTGGAGGAGCCAGCAGGGCAGCCGATGAACACCCAGGTGCCGTGGAATTTGCAGTGGGCACAGCACGTGGTAGCTGCAGCCAGCCGGGTGGTGCTGGTGGCCAGGATGACCCTGACGACCCAGCTGGCCCTGGTGATGCCGTCAGCCGTGGAGTTCATGGAGGCGCTGGTGACCTGGCTGGTCCCAGAGGCCCCAGCGCTGCAGGAGAgtcaggtggtgcagctgctgccATTCCGCACATCCCGGGGCCATCACACGCTCCAGGGCCTGGTGGAGATACTCCACCTGGAGCCGCAGTTCTGAGTAATCGAGCCATCCAGTT CAGCCTCACTGTGCCTTTCGCATCATACGTGGATGCGGGCCTTGCCCGCCACTTCCTGACTGTACGTACCCAACTGCGAGGGCCGATTCGGAAGGAGCTCGACGTTAATGGCCGCATGCTGGTTCT CCGATTGACTGCTGAAGACCCTGGCCTGCTCCAGAACTCCATCGTCTTCTGTCTGGAGCAGCTTTCCCTGGTGATGCGGTCCTTGCAGCACTTTGGGGGCCGTGTTTCTCGGCACAGAAGAGGGGTTTAA